Proteins from one Antennarius striatus isolate MH-2024 chromosome 12, ASM4005453v1, whole genome shotgun sequence genomic window:
- the si:dkey-69o16.5 gene encoding alpha-aspartyl dipeptidase-like isoform X1 has protein sequence MKRRLLLVSNSKLHGSGYLDHCARDVTRFFGRDVRRVLFVPYALHDRDAYTQTARDKFRTLGYEVDGIHEAPDPAHAVRTAEAIFIGGGNTFRLLKTLYDNQLVSEIRKRVMEDGVPYMGSSAGTNVATVSISTTNDMPIVRPPSFSAIGLVPFNINPHYLDPDPHSRHMGETREQRILQYHEEADTPRVLGLREGSMLLVEGDTATLLGTTRARLFTRGHPTVEYEPGSDLSFLLTG, from the exons ATGAAGCGGAGGCTGCTGCTCGTTTCCAACTCCAAGCTGCACGGCAGCGGATACCTGGACCACTGCGCGCGGGACGTCACGCGCTTCTTCGGCAG AGACGTGAGGCGGGTGCTGTTTGTGCCCTACGCTCTCCACGACAGAGACGCCTACACCCAGACGGCGCGGGACAAGTTCAGGACTCTGG GCTATGAGGTGGACGGCATCCATGAGGCCCCGGACCCCGCCCACGCCGTCCGAACGGCCGAGGCCATCTTCATAG gaggaggaaacaccTTTCGCCTGTTGAAGACTCTCTATGACAACCAGCTGGTGTCAGAGATCAGGAAGAGGGTGATGGAG GACGGCGTCCCCTACATGGGCTCCAGCGCGGGCACCAACGTGGCGACcgtcagcatcagcaccaccaaCGACATGCCCATTGTCCGCCCCCCCTCCTTCAGCGCCATCGGCCTCGTCCCCTTCAACATCAACCCCCACTACCTGGACCCTGACCCCCACAGCCGCCACATGGGG gaaaccagagaacagCGGATCCTCCAGTACCACGAGGAAGCAGACACGCCCCGCGTGCTG GGTCTGAGGGAGGGGTCCATGCTGCTGGTGGAGGGGGACACGGCGACGCTGCTGGGGACCACCAGAGCCCGGCTGTTCACCCG GGGACACCCCACAGTAGAGTATGAGCCAGGAAGTGACCTGAGCTTCCTGCTGACAGGCTGA
- the si:dkey-69o16.5 gene encoding alpha-aspartyl dipeptidase-like isoform X2: MKRRLLLVSNSKLHGSGYLDHCARDVTRFFGRDVRRVLFVPYALHDRDAYTQTARDKFRTLGYEVDGIHEAPDPAHAVRTAEAIFIGGGNTFRLLKTLYDNQLVSEIRKRVMEDGVPYMGSSAGTNVATVSISTTNDMPIVRPPSFSAIGLVPFNINPHYLDPDPHSRHMGGLREGSMLLVEGDTATLLGTTRARLFTRGHPTVEYEPGSDLSFLLTG; the protein is encoded by the exons ATGAAGCGGAGGCTGCTGCTCGTTTCCAACTCCAAGCTGCACGGCAGCGGATACCTGGACCACTGCGCGCGGGACGTCACGCGCTTCTTCGGCAG AGACGTGAGGCGGGTGCTGTTTGTGCCCTACGCTCTCCACGACAGAGACGCCTACACCCAGACGGCGCGGGACAAGTTCAGGACTCTGG GCTATGAGGTGGACGGCATCCATGAGGCCCCGGACCCCGCCCACGCCGTCCGAACGGCCGAGGCCATCTTCATAG gaggaggaaacaccTTTCGCCTGTTGAAGACTCTCTATGACAACCAGCTGGTGTCAGAGATCAGGAAGAGGGTGATGGAG GACGGCGTCCCCTACATGGGCTCCAGCGCGGGCACCAACGTGGCGACcgtcagcatcagcaccaccaaCGACATGCCCATTGTCCGCCCCCCCTCCTTCAGCGCCATCGGCCTCGTCCCCTTCAACATCAACCCCCACTACCTGGACCCTGACCCCCACAGCCGCCACATGGGG GGTCTGAGGGAGGGGTCCATGCTGCTGGTGGAGGGGGACACGGCGACGCTGCTGGGGACCACCAGAGCCCGGCTGTTCACCCG GGGACACCCCACAGTAGAGTATGAGCCAGGAAGTGACCTGAGCTTCCTGCTGACAGGCTGA